Proteins from a single region of Nitratidesulfovibrio sp.:
- a CDS encoding TlpA disulfide reductase family protein yields the protein MASFFLRRVMWMHGLHPHGVTGRCAVPMAGLAPLLRLFRCGVLAVACLLAIAVSPPPVVRAGQGAAPMEQPGAGDAAAVWPSGVRFPDIALGAPSPDTGWSGGPDVAMPAPVAGPAGAAGPAGAADPEGLPGRLSDLRGQVFIVNMYSWFCAPCQEEAPTLRALHARISTASHGELAGRVRLVGIAAGDDWNLVQAFRQRHGLAFPLFADPELAVHGQLGGLPVPYTWVLRREADGFRVLFTHAGALSGTPAEFLDRVLAAAGPLH from the coding sequence ATGGCATCGTTTTTCCTGCGTAGGGTCATGTGGATGCATGGGCTGCACCCGCACGGGGTGACGGGGCGGTGCGCCGTGCCCATGGCTGGGCTGGCCCCGCTGCTTCGGCTGTTCCGGTGCGGCGTGCTGGCGGTGGCGTGCCTGCTGGCGATTGCCGTATCTCCGCCCCCCGTGGTTCGGGCGGGGCAGGGCGCCGCGCCGATGGAACAGCCCGGCGCGGGCGATGCGGCTGCGGTCTGGCCGTCCGGCGTGCGCTTTCCGGACATCGCCCTTGGCGCCCCCTCGCCGGATACCGGCTGGAGTGGCGGCCCGGACGTGGCCATGCCCGCCCCCGTGGCGGGGCCTGCCGGGGCCGCTGGTCCTGCCGGGGCCGCCGATCCAGAAGGGCTGCCCGGCCGCCTTTCCGATCTGCGCGGGCAGGTGTTCATCGTGAACATGTACAGCTGGTTCTGCGCGCCCTGCCAGGAAGAAGCCCCGACCCTGCGCGCCCTGCATGCGCGGATATCGACCGCCAGCCACGGCGAACTGGCCGGGCGGGTGCGGCTGGTGGGCATTGCCGCCGGTGATGACTGGAATCTGGTGCAGGCCTTTCGCCAGCGGCACGGGCTGGCCTTTCCCCTGTTTGCCGACCCGGAACTGGCCGTGCATGGCCAACTGGGCGGTCTGCCGGTGCCGTACACCTGGGTGCTGCGGCGCGAGGCCGACGGGTTTCGGGTGCTGTTCACCCATGCCGGGGCGCTTTCCGGCACTCCGGCGGAGTTTCTGGACCGCGTGCTGGCGGCGGCGGGGCCGCTGCACTGA
- a CDS encoding IS1595 family transposase codes for MESLPEEPCLASEEAALAHLMEHCWPGGRSFCPRCGGGRLYELSAGRWRCAGCKYTFHPFSGRWINNGNLTPLTWLRLLHLYAGEATVHTLAAELGLSYNAAYKAVTTARFAILAHAPDARQLLGPETGLGGYLKGKKLTGEPKGEGGQVPIPVFGILERNGWVFIDLVSGLSAETVFHFNHNFHLRIERSGNLVHTAPYRHYDALVLCGDDSLPYEYIRRRADGQAEPKSEFWKFAGGRLRAFKGVSPQRFPLYLKELEFRFNHRRENLFATLVRYLCDMVPDVPELDESRP; via the coding sequence ATGGAATCGTTGCCCGAAGAGCCGTGCCTTGCCTCGGAAGAGGCGGCCCTTGCCCACCTTATGGAACACTGCTGGCCCGGCGGGCGCAGTTTCTGCCCCCGCTGCGGCGGGGGGCGGCTGTACGAGCTGTCGGCGGGGCGCTGGCGCTGTGCGGGCTGCAAGTACACCTTTCACCCCTTTTCCGGCCGCTGGATCAACAACGGCAACCTCACGCCGCTGACCTGGCTGCGCCTGCTGCACCTGTACGCGGGCGAGGCCACCGTGCACACCCTGGCCGCCGAACTGGGCCTTTCGTACAACGCCGCCTACAAGGCCGTGACCACGGCGCGCTTCGCCATCCTGGCCCATGCGCCCGACGCCCGCCAACTGCTGGGGCCGGAAACCGGCCTTGGCGGCTACCTGAAGGGCAAGAAGCTGACCGGAGAGCCCAAGGGCGAGGGAGGGCAGGTGCCCATTCCCGTGTTCGGCATTCTGGAGCGCAATGGATGGGTGTTCATCGACCTTGTTTCCGGCCTGTCCGCCGAGACGGTGTTCCACTTCAACCACAATTTCCACCTGCGCATCGAACGTTCGGGCAATCTGGTGCATACCGCGCCCTATCGCCATTACGACGCGCTGGTGCTGTGCGGTGACGATTCGCTGCCCTACGAGTACATCCGGCGGCGGGCCGACGGCCAGGCGGAACCGAAGAGCGAGTTCTGGAAGTTCGCCGGGGGGCGGCTGCGCGCCTTCAAGGGCGTGTCGCCCCAGCGTTTTCCCCTGTACCTCAAGGAACTGGAATTCCGCTTCAACCATCGGCGCGAGAACCTGTTCGCCACGCTGGTGCGCTACCTGTGCGACATGGTGCCCGACGTGCCGGAGCTGGATGAATCCCGCCCGTAG
- the fdnG gene encoding formate dehydrogenase-N subunit alpha, with protein sequence MTVNRRQFLKLSAGATLASAFGGLGISLAPSVARAELQKLQWAKQTTSVCCYCAVGCGLIVHTAKNGEGRAVNVEGDPDHPINEGSLCPKGASIFQLGENDARPPKPLYRAPNSGEWKEVEWDWALTEIARRVKKTRDESFQLANAAGETVNRTEAIASFGSAAMDNEECWAYQVILRSLGLVFIEHQARIUHSPTVPALAESFGRGAMTNHWNDLANSDCVLIMGSNAAENHPISFKWVLRAQDRGATLIHVDPRFTRTSAKCDIYAPIRSGADIPFLGGLIKYILENKLYFDEYVREYTNASLIVGEKFSFKDGLFSGYDADKRKYDKSQWAFELDENGVPRRDPSLKHPRCVLNLLKKHYERYTVDKVADITGTPKDLILKVYKAYAATGKPDKAGTIMYAMGWTQHSVGVQNIRTMCMIQLLLGNIGVAGGGVNALRGESNVQGSTDQGLLAHIWPGYNPTPTTKQATLDLYNTITPQSKDPMSVNWWQNRPKYVASYLKALYPDLAPADAYDIMPKLDASKPATYYFWLNIFDKMDKGDVKGCFAWGMNPACGGANANKNRRALGKLDWLVNVNIFENETSSFWKGPGMKPEEIGTEVFFLPCAVSIEKEGSVANSGRWMQWRYRGPKPWGATKPDGDIMLEMMHKIRDIYAKEGGVHADPILKLNIKDWEEHNEFSPAKTAKLMNGYFLKDTEVGGKQFKAGQQVPSFAFLTADGSTCSGNWLHAGSFTDAGNMMARRDTAQTPEQARIGLFPNWSFCWPVNRRIIYNRASVDKTGKPWNPDKAVIEWKDGKWVGDVVDGGGDPGTKHPFIMQTHGFGALYGPGREEGPLPEHYEPLECPVSKNPFSKQLHNPVAFKIEGEKSAVCDPKFPFIGTTYRVTEHWQTGLMTRRCAWLVEAEPEIFAEISKELAKLRGIKNGDRVKVSSLRGSLEAVAIVTERIKPYKVMGAEIHMVGLPWHYGWMVPRNGGDTANLLTPSAGDPNTGIPETKAFMVDIRKVGGK encoded by the coding sequence ATGACTGTCAATCGCAGGCAATTTCTCAAGCTGAGCGCGGGCGCCACCCTGGCGAGCGCGTTCGGCGGGCTGGGGATCAGCCTTGCGCCCTCGGTGGCGCGGGCCGAACTCCAGAAACTCCAGTGGGCAAAGCAGACCACCTCGGTCTGCTGTTACTGTGCGGTGGGCTGCGGGCTCATCGTTCACACCGCCAAGAACGGCGAGGGCCGTGCCGTCAACGTGGAAGGCGACCCGGACCATCCGATCAACGAAGGTTCCCTGTGCCCCAAGGGCGCGTCCATCTTCCAGCTGGGCGAAAACGACGCCCGTCCGCCCAAGCCCCTGTACCGCGCGCCGAACAGCGGCGAGTGGAAGGAAGTGGAATGGGACTGGGCGCTCACCGAAATCGCCAGGCGCGTCAAGAAGACCCGCGACGAATCCTTCCAGCTGGCCAACGCGGCCGGTGAAACGGTGAACCGGACGGAGGCCATCGCCTCGTTCGGCTCCGCCGCCATGGATAACGAGGAATGCTGGGCCTACCAGGTCATCCTCAGAAGCCTCGGCCTGGTGTTCATCGAACACCAGGCGCGGATCTGACACAGCCCCACTGTACCGGCTCTGGCAGAGTCGTTCGGTCGAGGTGCGATGACGAATCACTGGAACGATCTTGCGAACAGTGATTGTGTGTTGATCATGGGCAGCAACGCTGCCGAAAACCATCCCATTTCCTTCAAGTGGGTGCTGCGCGCGCAGGACAGGGGCGCCACGCTGATTCACGTGGACCCGCGCTTCACGCGCACGTCCGCCAAGTGCGACATCTACGCCCCCATCCGTTCGGGCGCGGACATTCCCTTCCTTGGCGGCCTCATCAAGTACATCCTCGAAAACAAGCTGTACTTTGACGAGTACGTGCGTGAATACACCAACGCCTCGCTCATTGTCGGTGAAAAATTCTCGTTCAAGGACGGCCTGTTCAGCGGCTACGACGCGGACAAGCGCAAGTACGACAAGTCGCAGTGGGCCTTCGAACTGGACGAGAACGGCGTGCCCAGGCGCGACCCCTCGCTGAAGCACCCCCGGTGCGTGCTCAACCTGCTGAAGAAGCACTACGAGCGTTACACCGTGGACAAGGTGGCCGACATCACCGGCACGCCCAAGGACCTCATCCTGAAGGTCTACAAGGCCTACGCGGCCACGGGCAAGCCGGACAAGGCGGGCACCATCATGTACGCCATGGGCTGGACGCAGCATTCCGTGGGCGTGCAGAACATCCGTACCATGTGCATGATCCAGCTTCTGCTGGGCAACATCGGCGTGGCGGGCGGCGGCGTCAACGCGCTGCGCGGCGAATCCAACGTGCAGGGTTCCACCGACCAGGGCCTGCTGGCCCACATCTGGCCGGGGTACAACCCCACCCCCACCACCAAGCAGGCCACGCTGGACCTGTACAACACCATCACGCCGCAGTCCAAGGACCCCATGAGCGTGAACTGGTGGCAGAACCGGCCCAAGTACGTGGCCAGCTACCTGAAGGCCCTGTATCCCGACCTGGCCCCGGCGGATGCCTACGACATCATGCCCAAGCTTGATGCGTCCAAGCCCGCCACCTACTACTTCTGGCTGAACATCTTCGACAAGATGGACAAGGGCGACGTGAAGGGCTGCTTCGCGTGGGGCATGAACCCCGCCTGCGGCGGCGCCAACGCCAACAAGAACCGGCGCGCGCTGGGCAAGCTGGACTGGCTGGTCAACGTCAACATCTTCGAGAACGAAACCTCGTCGTTCTGGAAGGGACCGGGCATGAAGCCCGAGGAAATCGGCACGGAAGTGTTCTTCCTGCCGTGCGCCGTGTCCATCGAGAAGGAAGGCTCCGTTGCCAACTCCGGCCGCTGGATGCAGTGGCGCTATCGCGGTCCGAAGCCCTGGGGCGCAACCAAGCCCGACGGCGATATCATGCTGGAAATGATGCACAAGATTCGCGACATCTACGCCAAGGAAGGCGGGGTGCACGCCGACCCCATCCTGAAGCTGAACATCAAGGACTGGGAAGAACACAACGAGTTCTCCCCGGCCAAGACGGCCAAGCTGATGAACGGCTACTTCCTGAAGGACACGGAAGTGGGCGGCAAGCAGTTCAAGGCCGGGCAGCAGGTGCCCTCGTTCGCCTTCCTGACGGCGGACGGCTCCACCTGTTCCGGCAACTGGCTGCATGCCGGGTCGTTCACCGATGCGGGCAACATGATGGCCCGCCGCGACACCGCGCAGACGCCGGAGCAGGCGCGCATCGGCCTGTTCCCCAACTGGTCGTTCTGCTGGCCTGTGAACCGGCGCATCATCTACAACCGCGCCTCGGTGGACAAGACCGGCAAGCCCTGGAACCCGGACAAGGCCGTCATCGAATGGAAGGACGGCAAGTGGGTGGGCGACGTGGTGGACGGCGGCGGCGACCCCGGCACCAAGCACCCGTTCATCATGCAGACGCACGGCTTCGGCGCGCTGTACGGTCCGGGGCGCGAGGAAGGCCCCCTGCCCGAGCACTACGAGCCGCTGGAGTGCCCGGTTTCCAAGAACCCGTTCTCGAAACAGCTGCACAACCCGGTGGCCTTCAAGATCGAGGGTGAAAAGTCGGCGGTGTGCGATCCGAAGTTCCCCTTCATCGGCACCACCTACCGCGTCACCGAACACTGGCAGACCGGCCTGATGACCCGCCGTTGCGCCTGGCTGGTGGAAGCGGAACCCGAGATCTTCGCTGAAATCAGCAAGGAACTGGCCAAGCTGCGCGGCATCAAGAACGGCGACCGCGTCAAGGTCTCGAGCCTGCGCGGTTCGCTGGAAGCGGTGGCCATCGTCACCGAGCGCATCAAGCCCTACAAGGTCATGGGCGCGGAAATCCACATGGTGGGCCTGCCCTGGCACTACGGCTGGATGGTGCCCAGAAACGGCGGCGATACGGCCAACCTGCTCACGCCGTCGGCGGGCGACCCGAACACCGGCATCCCCGAGACCAAGGCGTTCATGGTCGATATCCGCAAGGTGGGAGGTAAGTAG